The following coding sequences are from one Triticum dicoccoides isolate Atlit2015 ecotype Zavitan chromosome 4A, WEW_v2.0, whole genome shotgun sequence window:
- the LOC119285045 gene encoding putative F-box/LRR-repeat/kelch-repeat protein At1g11620, which yields MATGETERGSSDGLPEDMIPEILARLPPKHLLRSRAACKAWRDLATDPAFIRRHHSFQPRQALVFTYGVGGCLQAVDLATNKRWTVLRVIQRVPPPRPFADGALMVHGSCDGLLLLSFHRSFFVCNPATR from the coding sequence ATGGCGACGGGGGAGACCGAGCGAGGCTCCTCCGACGGCCTCCCCGAGGACATGATCCCGGAGATCCTCGCCCGCCTGCCGCCCAAGCACCTCCTCCGCTCCCGCGCCGCCTGCAAGGCCTGGCGCGACCTCGCCACCGACCCCGCCTTCATCCGCAGGCACCACTCCTTCCAGCCACGGCAGGCCCTCGTCTTCACCTACGGCGTCGGCGGCTGCCTCCAGGCCGTCGACCTCGCCACCAACAAGCGCTGGACGGTCCTGCGGGTCATCCAGAGGGTGCCCCCGCCCCGCCCCTTCGCCGACGGCGCACTCATGGTCCACGGCTCGTGCGACGGCCTGCTCCTCCTCAGCTTCCACAGGTCCTTCTTCGTCTGCAACCCTGCCACGCGCTAA
- the LOC119285046 gene encoding protein GID8 homolog — MFLSRIVLRDLDSIDSPASMATSKKVVTRDEWERKLRDVKIRKEDMNRLVMNFLVTEGFVDAADKFRVESGTQPDIDLATITDRMEVKKAVQSGNVQEAIEKINDLNPTILDTNPELYFHLQQQKLIELIRAGKINEALEFAQEELAPRGEENQTFLEEIEKTVALLVFEDVKNCPYGELLDVSQRLKTASEVNAAILTSQSHEKDPKLPSLLKMLIWTQNQLNEKAAYPRINNLSTAALEDPAI; from the exons ATGTTCCTCTCCCGCATCGTCCTGCGCGACCTGGACTCCATCGACTCCCCCGCCTCCATGGCGACCTCCAAGAAGGTGGTGACGCGCGACGAGTGGGAGCGCAAGCTCCGCGACGTCAAGATCCGCAAGGAGGACATGAACCGCCTCGTCATGAACTTCCTCGTCACCGAGGGCTTCGTCGACGCCGCCGACAAGTTCCGCGTCGAGTCCGGCACCCAAC CGGACATCGACCTGGCCACCATCACGGATCGGATGGAGGTGAAAAAGGCGGTTCAGTCAGGGAATGTCCAGGAGGCAATCGAGAAGATCAACGATCTTAACCCCACG ATTCTGGATACAAATCCCGAATTATACTTCCATCTCCAGCAGCAAAAATTAATAGAGTTGATTCGTGCGGGGAAGATAAATGAAGCTTTGGAGTTTGCTCAAGAAGAACTTGCACCAAGAGGCGAAGAAAAT CAAACCTTTCTGGAGGAAATAGAGAAAACTGTAGCACTGTTGGTTTTTGAAGATGTAAAAAATTGCCCATATGGTGAACTGTTGGACGTTTCTCAACGCTTAAAGACGGCAAGTGAAGTTAACGCTGCCATTCTCACAAGCCAAAGTCACGAGAAAG ATCCAAAGCTCCCCagtctgttgaagatgttgatttgGACTCAAAACCAGCTGAACGAAAAGGCGGCATATCCTCGAATCAACAacttatccaccgccgcactggaaGATCCAGCAATATGA
- the LOC119283414 gene encoding pentatricopeptide repeat-containing protein At4g37170-like: MELRHQQQPCLHGAAILTAVLYGELDATAVQSRCRHHACRRHCHYSSMRTKPPTFSVTTASQLHDAIDRLLPLLRADAAHAPAARALAAAAASLPPSTLLSNRLLHLLSSNAASLPDALALLSSAPSPDRCSYNTLVAALCRSPRHLASARALFDRMPHRDHFSWSAIVSAYSRHGRPLDALALYRRMQGEPGSADADNQFTASSALAAATAARCARAGRELHCHVARRGIGAGDAVMWSALVDMYAKCGRLDDARRVFDGMLVRDVVSWTAMVERYFDAGRAGEGFRLFLQMLRARGVRPNEFTYAGVLRACAELAVESLGRQVHGRMSKSSVGDSCFAESALLHMYSKCGDMASVVLVFEGMPKADLVSWTAMISGYAQNGQPEEAFRYFDMFLRSGIRPDHVTFVGVLSACAHAGLVDKGLEVFHLIKDTYGIAHTADHYACVIDLLSRSGQFERAEEMINKMAVKPNKFLWASLLGGCRIHKNVRLARRAAEALFEIEPENPATYVTLANTYASVGLFDEVEGVRKIMDAKGITKMPASSWIEVGRRVHVFLVGDKSHPRTEEIYALLKKLYGKMREEGYVADTGFVLHDVEDEQKEHDIGYHSERLAVAFGIIATPEGSPIKVFKNLRICGDCHTAIKLISQIAQREIIVRDSNIFHHFKNGVCSCRDYW, translated from the exons ATGGAGCTTAGGCACCAGCAGCAGCCATGTCTGCAT GGCGCTGCGATCCTCACTGCCGTCCTCTACGGAGAGCTAGACGCAACTGCAGTGCAGTCTCGCTGCCGCCACCATGCATGCCGACGCCATTGCCACTACTCATCCATGAGGACCAAGCCCCCGACCTTCTCGGTCACCACCGCGTCGCAGCTCCACGACGCCATCGACCGCCTCCTCCCGCTGCTCCGCGCCGACGCCGCCCACGCCCCGGCCGCGCGCGCGctcgccgcggccgccgcctcgctcccgCCCTCCACGCTGCTCTCCaaccgcctcctccacctcctctcctCCAACGCCGCCTCCCTCCCCGACGCCCTCGCCCTCCTCTCCTCCGCCCCGAGCCCCGACCGCTGCTCCTACAACACCCTCGTCGCCGCGCTCTGCCGCTCGCCGCGCCACCTCGCCTCCGCGCGCGCGCTGTTCGACCGAATGCCCCACAGGGACCACTTCTCCTGGTCCGCCATCGTCTCCGCCTACTCCCGCCACGGCCGGCCCCTCGACGCGCTCGCGCTCTACCGCCGGATGCAGGGGGAGCCCGGGAGCGCCGACGCCGACAACCAGTTCACCGCGTCCAGCGCGctcgctgccgccaccgccgcccggtgCGCCCGCGCGGGCAGGGAGCTGCACTGCCACGTGGCCAGGAGAGGGATCGGCGCGGGCGATGCCGTCATGTGGAGCGCGCTGGTGGACATGTACGCCAAGTGCGGCCGGTTGGACGATGCCAGGAGGGTGTTCGATGGGATGCTGGTCCGGGACGTCGTCTCCTGGACGGCGATGGTGGAGAGGTACTTTGACGCCGGGCGCGCCGGGGAAGGATTCAGGCTGTTCCTCCAGATGCTGAGAGCcagaggtgttcgaccgaatgagttCACGTACGCGGGGGTTCTGCGTGCTTGCGCAGAGCTTGCCGTCGAGAGCCTCGGGAGGCAGGTGCATGGCCGAATGTCAAAGAGCAGCGTCGGCGACTCGTGCTTTGCAGAGAGCGCGCTCCTGCACATGTACTCCAAGTGCGGGGACATGGCCAGTGTGGTGCTTGTATTCGAGGGGATGCCAAAGGCAGACCTGGTGTCGTGGACGGCAATGATCTCTGGCTATGCGCAGAATGGTCAGCCAGAGGAGGCGTTTCGCTACTTCGACATGTTCTTGAGGTCAGGAATTAGGCCTGATCATGTCACGTTCGTTGGTGTTCTCTCTGCTTGTGCTCATGCTGGTCTGGTCGACAAAGGTCTGGAGGTCTTCCATTTGATAAAGGATACGTATGGCATTGCACACACCGCTGATCATTATGCTTGCGTGATCGATCTACTCAGCCGATCAGGTCAGTTTGAACGGGCAGAGGAGATGATCAACAAGATGGCTGTCAAGCCTAACAAGTTCCTGTGGGCATCCTTGCTTGGTGGCTGCAGGATTCACAAGAATGTCCGCTTAGCTAGGCGGGCAGCGGAAGCATTGTTCGAAATAGAACCTGAAAATCCTGCGACCTATGTTACTCTAGCTAATACTTATGCATCGGTCGGTCTGTTTGATGAAGTTGAGGGTGTAAGAAAGATCATGGATGCAAAGGGCATAACGAAAATGCCGGCGTCAAGTTGGATTGAAGTTGGAAGAAGGGTGCACGTATTTCTGGTCGGTGATAAGTCACATCCTCGAACTGAAGAAATCTATGCCCTTCTGAAAAAGCTTTATGGGAAAATGAGGGAAGAAGGGTATGTAGCGGACACCGGATTTGTTCTCCATGATGTTGAAGATGAGCAGAAGGAGCATGACATTGGCTACCACAGCGAACGACTTGCTGTTGCATTTGGGATCATTGCCACTCCTGAGGGTTCCCCTATCAAGGTTTTCAAGAATCTGCGGATATGTGGGGACTGTCACACTGCTATTAAGCTCATATCGCAGATTGCTCAGAGAGAGATCATCGTAAGGGACTCGAATATATTTCATCACTTCAAGAACGGGGTTTGTTCTTGCAGAGACTATTGGTAA
- the LOC119285047 gene encoding protein NRT1/ PTR FAMILY 8.3-like isoform X3, which translates to MDAAEERRLLVQGDGDHEPLLLPSQDASVYTGDGSVDIKGRPATRRATGNWRACFFILGTECCERLAYYGIATNLVTYLKIKLHQGNLEAARNVITWQGTCYLTTLVGAILADSYWGKYWTIAVFSSIYFIGLAGLTISASLPALQPPSCLGSVCPEPSLLQNGTFFLGLYMIALGTGGIKPCVSSFGADQFDDSDPTERVKQGSFFNWFYFCINVGALLSGTVIVWIQDNSGWGIGFAIPTVFMALAIASFFSASNMYRFQKPGGSPITRVCQVVVAAFRKWHIELPLDASLLYEVDSQNSAIEGSRKLEHTKNEYLNATKGIWIGGVHAKMYGLSSWWAAIISSTDAKSDFSANPWRLCTVTQVEELKILVRMFPVWATTIIFSAVFAQSSVFVEQGMVLDKRVGSFDIPPASLFTFNGISVMIWIAIYDRVLIPIARKFTGREKGFSELQRMGIGLALSIATMVSAALVELKRLEIARTEGLIHENVAVPMSILWQIPQYCFAGAAEVFTAIGQVEFFYSQAPDAMRSLCAALALVTVTVGSYLSSIILTLVSYLTTQGGDAGWIPDNLNEGHLDRFFWLMAGISFVNLLVYIGCAMRYKYKNS; encoded by the exons ATGGACGCGGCAGAGGAGAGGAGACTGCTGGTCCAAGGGGACGGGGATCACGAGCCGCTCCTCCTTCCTTCCCAG GATGCAAGTGTTTACACAGGGGATGGATCCGTCGATATCAAAGGCCGTCCTGCGACGAGGCGCGCCACGGGCAACTGGCGAGCCTGCTTCTTCATCCTAG GAACTGAGTGTTGTGAGCGTCTGGCCTACTATGGAATTGCAACAAACCTAGTTACTTATCTGAAAATAAAGCTTCATCAAGGCAATCTTGAAGCTGCAAGAAATGTTATCACTTGGCAAGGGACATGCTATCTGACTACCCTCGTTGGAGCCATCCTAGCAGATTCTTATTGGGGAAAGTACTGGACTATTGCTGTTTTCTCATCGATTTATTTCATT GGTCTGGCTGGTTTAACGATTTCAGCATCACTTCCAGCACTTCAACCACCTTCATGTTTAGGATCTGTCTGTCCAGAACCAAGCCTACTTCAGAATGGCACATTTTTCCTGGGTCTCTATATGATTGCCCTAGGAACTGGAGGCATTAAACCTTGTGTGTCATCCTTTGGAGCGGATCAATTTGATGACAGTGATCCGACAGAGAGAGTAAAGCAGGGTTCCTTCTTCAACTGGTTCTATTTCTGCATAAATGTCGGTGCACTCTTATCAGGCACTGTTATTGTTTGGATACAAGATAACTCAGGTTGGGGAATAGGATTTGCCATTCCTACTGTATTTATGGCATTGGCTATTGCAAGCTTCTTTTCAGCCTCAAATATGTACAGATTTCAGAAACCCGGTGGGAGTCCAATTACAAGAGTGTGCCAGGTTGTTGTCGCAGCATTCCGTAAGTGGCATATCGAGTTGCCACTCGATGCATCTCTTCTGTATGAGGTTGATAGTCAAAATTCAGCAATAGAGGGAAGCCGGAAGCTGGAGCACACAA AAAATGAATACCTaaatgcaacaaaaggaatatggaTAGGAGGCGTCCATGCCAAAATGTATGGCCTTAGTTCATGGTGG GCTGCCATCATCTCATCTACTGATGCCAAGAGTGACTTTTCTGCAAACCCATGGAGGCTATGCACTGTCACCCAAGTGGAAGAACTGAAGATCCTTGTAAGAATGTTCCCGGTTTGGGCTACTACTATCATATTCAGCGCGGTATTTGCTCAGAGCTCCGTATTCGTGGAGCAGGGAATGGTTCTTGACAAACGGGTTGGATCTTTCGATATTCCTCCGGCATCCCTGTTTACTTTCAACGGAATCAGTGTCATGATCTGGATTGCAATTTATGACCGCGTCCTCATACCCATAGCTAGAAAGTTCACTGGAAGGGAAAAGGGTTTCTCTGAGCTACAGCGAATGGGCATTGGATTAGCCCTGTCCATTGCGACAATGGTATCTGCAGCTCTTGTTGAGTTGAAGCGCTTAGAGATTGCCAGGACTGAGGGTCTCATCCATGAGAATGTTGCTGTTCCAATGAGCATTCTTTGGCAAATACCACAGTATTGCTTTGCTGGTGCTGCCGAGGTTTTCACCGCTATAGGTCAAGTCGAGTTCTTCTACAGTCAGGCCCCAGATGCCATGAGGAGCTTATGTGCTGCATTAGCACTTGTTACGGTCACGGTGGGAAGCTATTTAAGCTCAATCATATTGACCTTGgtgtcataccttacaactcaaggAGGAGATGCAGGATGGATCCCGGATAATTTGAACGAAGGCCATCTTGACCGGTTCTTTTGGTTGATGGCAGGGATCAGCTTTGTAAATTTGCTGGTTTACATTGGTTGCGCAATGAGATACAAATATAAGAATTCGTGA
- the LOC119285047 gene encoding protein NRT1/ PTR FAMILY 8.3-like isoform X2: MDAAEERRLLVQGDGDHEPLLLPSQDASVYTGDGSVDIKGRPATRRATGNWRACFFILGTECCERLAYYGIATNLVTYLKIKLHQGNLEAARNVITWQGTCYLTTLVGAILADSYWGKYWTIAVFSSIYFIGLAGLTISASLPALQPPSCLGSVCPEPSLLQNGTFFLGLYMIALGTGGIKPCVSSFGADQFDDSDPTERVKQGSFFNWFYFCINVGALLSGTVIVWIQDNSGWGIGFAIPTVFMALAIASFFSASNMYRFQKPGGSPITRVCQVVVAAFRKWHIELPLDASLLYEVDSQNSAIEGSRKLEHTSELEFLDKAAIISSTDAKSDFSANPWRLCTVTQVEELKILVRMFPVWATTIIFSAVFAQSSVFVEQGMVLDKRVGSFDIPPASLFTFNGISVMIWIAIYDRVLIPIARKFTGREKGFSELQRMGIGLALSIATMVSAALVELKRLEIARTEGLIHENVAVPMSILWQIPQYCFAGAAEVFTAIGQVEFFYSQAPDAMRSLCAALALVTVTVGSYLSSIILTLVSYLTTQGGDAGWIPDNLNEGHLDRFFWLMAGISFVNLLVYIGCAMRYKYKNS; the protein is encoded by the exons ATGGACGCGGCAGAGGAGAGGAGACTGCTGGTCCAAGGGGACGGGGATCACGAGCCGCTCCTCCTTCCTTCCCAG GATGCAAGTGTTTACACAGGGGATGGATCCGTCGATATCAAAGGCCGTCCTGCGACGAGGCGCGCCACGGGCAACTGGCGAGCCTGCTTCTTCATCCTAG GAACTGAGTGTTGTGAGCGTCTGGCCTACTATGGAATTGCAACAAACCTAGTTACTTATCTGAAAATAAAGCTTCATCAAGGCAATCTTGAAGCTGCAAGAAATGTTATCACTTGGCAAGGGACATGCTATCTGACTACCCTCGTTGGAGCCATCCTAGCAGATTCTTATTGGGGAAAGTACTGGACTATTGCTGTTTTCTCATCGATTTATTTCATT GGTCTGGCTGGTTTAACGATTTCAGCATCACTTCCAGCACTTCAACCACCTTCATGTTTAGGATCTGTCTGTCCAGAACCAAGCCTACTTCAGAATGGCACATTTTTCCTGGGTCTCTATATGATTGCCCTAGGAACTGGAGGCATTAAACCTTGTGTGTCATCCTTTGGAGCGGATCAATTTGATGACAGTGATCCGACAGAGAGAGTAAAGCAGGGTTCCTTCTTCAACTGGTTCTATTTCTGCATAAATGTCGGTGCACTCTTATCAGGCACTGTTATTGTTTGGATACAAGATAACTCAGGTTGGGGAATAGGATTTGCCATTCCTACTGTATTTATGGCATTGGCTATTGCAAGCTTCTTTTCAGCCTCAAATATGTACAGATTTCAGAAACCCGGTGGGAGTCCAATTACAAGAGTGTGCCAGGTTGTTGTCGCAGCATTCCGTAAGTGGCATATCGAGTTGCCACTCGATGCATCTCTTCTGTATGAGGTTGATAGTCAAAATTCAGCAATAGAGGGAAGCCGGAAGCTGGAGCACACAAGTGAACTTGA ATTCCTTGACAAGGCTGCCATCATCTCATCTACTGATGCCAAGAGTGACTTTTCTGCAAACCCATGGAGGCTATGCACTGTCACCCAAGTGGAAGAACTGAAGATCCTTGTAAGAATGTTCCCGGTTTGGGCTACTACTATCATATTCAGCGCGGTATTTGCTCAGAGCTCCGTATTCGTGGAGCAGGGAATGGTTCTTGACAAACGGGTTGGATCTTTCGATATTCCTCCGGCATCCCTGTTTACTTTCAACGGAATCAGTGTCATGATCTGGATTGCAATTTATGACCGCGTCCTCATACCCATAGCTAGAAAGTTCACTGGAAGGGAAAAGGGTTTCTCTGAGCTACAGCGAATGGGCATTGGATTAGCCCTGTCCATTGCGACAATGGTATCTGCAGCTCTTGTTGAGTTGAAGCGCTTAGAGATTGCCAGGACTGAGGGTCTCATCCATGAGAATGTTGCTGTTCCAATGAGCATTCTTTGGCAAATACCACAGTATTGCTTTGCTGGTGCTGCCGAGGTTTTCACCGCTATAGGTCAAGTCGAGTTCTTCTACAGTCAGGCCCCAGATGCCATGAGGAGCTTATGTGCTGCATTAGCACTTGTTACGGTCACGGTGGGAAGCTATTTAAGCTCAATCATATTGACCTTGgtgtcataccttacaactcaaggAGGAGATGCAGGATGGATCCCGGATAATTTGAACGAAGGCCATCTTGACCGGTTCTTTTGGTTGATGGCAGGGATCAGCTTTGTAAATTTGCTGGTTTACATTGGTTGCGCAATGAGATACAAATATAAGAATTCGTGA
- the LOC119285047 gene encoding protein NRT1/ PTR FAMILY 8.3-like isoform X1, which produces MDAAEERRLLVQGDGDHEPLLLPSQQDASVYTGDGSVDIKGRPATRRATGNWRACFFILGTECCERLAYYGIATNLVTYLKIKLHQGNLEAARNVITWQGTCYLTTLVGAILADSYWGKYWTIAVFSSIYFIGLAGLTISASLPALQPPSCLGSVCPEPSLLQNGTFFLGLYMIALGTGGIKPCVSSFGADQFDDSDPTERVKQGSFFNWFYFCINVGALLSGTVIVWIQDNSGWGIGFAIPTVFMALAIASFFSASNMYRFQKPGGSPITRVCQVVVAAFRKWHIELPLDASLLYEVDSQNSAIEGSRKLEHTSELEFLDKAAIISSTDAKSDFSANPWRLCTVTQVEELKILVRMFPVWATTIIFSAVFAQSSVFVEQGMVLDKRVGSFDIPPASLFTFNGISVMIWIAIYDRVLIPIARKFTGREKGFSELQRMGIGLALSIATMVSAALVELKRLEIARTEGLIHENVAVPMSILWQIPQYCFAGAAEVFTAIGQVEFFYSQAPDAMRSLCAALALVTVTVGSYLSSIILTLVSYLTTQGGDAGWIPDNLNEGHLDRFFWLMAGISFVNLLVYIGCAMRYKYKNS; this is translated from the exons ATGGACGCGGCAGAGGAGAGGAGACTGCTGGTCCAAGGGGACGGGGATCACGAGCCGCTCCTCCTTCCTTCCCAG CAGGATGCAAGTGTTTACACAGGGGATGGATCCGTCGATATCAAAGGCCGTCCTGCGACGAGGCGCGCCACGGGCAACTGGCGAGCCTGCTTCTTCATCCTAG GAACTGAGTGTTGTGAGCGTCTGGCCTACTATGGAATTGCAACAAACCTAGTTACTTATCTGAAAATAAAGCTTCATCAAGGCAATCTTGAAGCTGCAAGAAATGTTATCACTTGGCAAGGGACATGCTATCTGACTACCCTCGTTGGAGCCATCCTAGCAGATTCTTATTGGGGAAAGTACTGGACTATTGCTGTTTTCTCATCGATTTATTTCATT GGTCTGGCTGGTTTAACGATTTCAGCATCACTTCCAGCACTTCAACCACCTTCATGTTTAGGATCTGTCTGTCCAGAACCAAGCCTACTTCAGAATGGCACATTTTTCCTGGGTCTCTATATGATTGCCCTAGGAACTGGAGGCATTAAACCTTGTGTGTCATCCTTTGGAGCGGATCAATTTGATGACAGTGATCCGACAGAGAGAGTAAAGCAGGGTTCCTTCTTCAACTGGTTCTATTTCTGCATAAATGTCGGTGCACTCTTATCAGGCACTGTTATTGTTTGGATACAAGATAACTCAGGTTGGGGAATAGGATTTGCCATTCCTACTGTATTTATGGCATTGGCTATTGCAAGCTTCTTTTCAGCCTCAAATATGTACAGATTTCAGAAACCCGGTGGGAGTCCAATTACAAGAGTGTGCCAGGTTGTTGTCGCAGCATTCCGTAAGTGGCATATCGAGTTGCCACTCGATGCATCTCTTCTGTATGAGGTTGATAGTCAAAATTCAGCAATAGAGGGAAGCCGGAAGCTGGAGCACACAAGTGAACTTGA ATTCCTTGACAAGGCTGCCATCATCTCATCTACTGATGCCAAGAGTGACTTTTCTGCAAACCCATGGAGGCTATGCACTGTCACCCAAGTGGAAGAACTGAAGATCCTTGTAAGAATGTTCCCGGTTTGGGCTACTACTATCATATTCAGCGCGGTATTTGCTCAGAGCTCCGTATTCGTGGAGCAGGGAATGGTTCTTGACAAACGGGTTGGATCTTTCGATATTCCTCCGGCATCCCTGTTTACTTTCAACGGAATCAGTGTCATGATCTGGATTGCAATTTATGACCGCGTCCTCATACCCATAGCTAGAAAGTTCACTGGAAGGGAAAAGGGTTTCTCTGAGCTACAGCGAATGGGCATTGGATTAGCCCTGTCCATTGCGACAATGGTATCTGCAGCTCTTGTTGAGTTGAAGCGCTTAGAGATTGCCAGGACTGAGGGTCTCATCCATGAGAATGTTGCTGTTCCAATGAGCATTCTTTGGCAAATACCACAGTATTGCTTTGCTGGTGCTGCCGAGGTTTTCACCGCTATAGGTCAAGTCGAGTTCTTCTACAGTCAGGCCCCAGATGCCATGAGGAGCTTATGTGCTGCATTAGCACTTGTTACGGTCACGGTGGGAAGCTATTTAAGCTCAATCATATTGACCTTGgtgtcataccttacaactcaaggAGGAGATGCAGGATGGATCCCGGATAATTTGAACGAAGGCCATCTTGACCGGTTCTTTTGGTTGATGGCAGGGATCAGCTTTGTAAATTTGCTGGTTTACATTGGTTGCGCAATGAGATACAAATATAAGAATTCGTGA